The genomic segment cgagccgagtgtaaatcccgaggctgaacggcctttgtacaagcacacatgcttcgtagcagggcgaagctatgagctagaaaaatccaagcagacagcctgtgtctgtccaaccaatcagagagctccttacatcccacggtgtggctaatttgaatggCCGCACgagtttttaaaatgaagttgttaatccaacagctaatccagcagctaatccagaaattaatccctgagcgaacaggaaagggaaatggattttgaaatgcagtttattaaagtgcaattgtaaaaaggattttgaaatgcagtttattaaattggaattcaaaaatgaatttacaaatgcagaatttattctacaattcattatttaagcacagaaatCTTTATTTCGATgtgcgtggctcttgtggtcctccatatgCTGTAACGCAACTTCAGCGAGTCAAAAGTCCTCAGCAGCAGATGCTGTCGAACAGATGAGATAAAGGCTTGACTTTTGTACTGGAACCAAACAAGTGACCCACACAGGTGGACTTTTGTGACCttaaatgctgtaattttaaGGTGAACCATTCAGACGGCCGCTTACTCAACAGCACTTCAAAAATATTCATGATCATTGCTCATAACttatcaaaaataaattttcTGAGGGAATAATCCAATAATCTCACACAACAAAATGTCTCATATTTATTGGGTCTTTAtgcatgaaaataataaaatgataatgatgatgtaaCAGGAGGACATagatgaaaacaagaaaactaaAACCATCATAAAAATTTCTtactacatttttaattacTGTGATTATTATATTTCCATAATTCCCACCAAGTTTCAGACGTAAGGTAACTAAATACATGACCTCAGTGTAGTAATAATCAGGTCAGGGTTAAAACCCACATTGTTGAGTCAGCAGCGTTTAGTTAAGATAAAGTGGTCAGGACTATTTGCAGGGGGGGTCAGGGATAGATTCTCTCCAAGTCCAGATTGGTTTTGAGCTGTTGTACCTACTTGAGATAAGAGAAGGTACTGATATTTGTTTTAAGCTTGATGTTTGATCTGGCTCAAAAGTCACCTATGTGAGAATCCAGCACTGTAAATGGCTTCAAACTTGTGAATGCCTCTATTCAGTGTCAGTTCTGACATCAACCTCTGTGGGTGTGTCCGATTTGCCCTCCAGGATGTCCTGGATTTGGTCGAGCACCTTTTCATGAAACACCATATCCAGATGGAACAGCCCTCTGAACTCTGTGATATGGACGGGCTTCTCCTGCTTCCCCACCCAGCGTTTACATAGACTCATGCTGAACGTGTCCACCGTGCCATCTCCATCGGCATAAACAAAGTCCACTGGGTCCCCATTGGGAAAGACCTCGTCGTAAATGTTTGTTACAGCAGTTGGAAGGCCCATGCCATACATACACCACACCTCAACGCCAGGAGGGTGGAGATCACTAGTGAGGTTCTTGGTGTCCTCCCACATATACCTGGAGCCAACAAGAGGGCATGATCATTGTTTGCTATTAGAAAAAATACACCAAAAAGATAAATATTTGATCTATATGCTAAAAAGGTATAGTTCAAGAAAAAGCAAGATGCTACAATTTATATAGAAATAGAAGTAGAGGACAAATAGCCCAGAAATTTCACACTTTCTGCTCTCAAAGGAGAGGTAAAGCAGTAAATACAGATGACCACTGATACTATACAATCTCTGGTCTGCTTTTTTAACTTTTGGCAATCAAGACTCTCTAAAAACCAACCAAACTGTTTCTTACCATCCTTCCTCGTTATCAATGTCTTTGAAAAACCGTTGGTAGTCCTTTGTAGTGTAGTTAAAGGTCGGCGTGGAGATGAAAACATGGTCACTTGGCCAGATGCCCTCTACAGGAAGCATCCACGCATTGGTGGTTACCATCCTCTGCTCCTCCCGGATCTTTAGGTTCGAAATCATCGAGAGGCCATCATTTACTCCTGTAAAAAGTTTCAGGTTCACATCCACTTTCTAGCCCCTTCATCTGTATTCTGTTCTGTGCGTTTTTATCATTACCTGAAGCCAGGACCCTGAGTACTTTTACTGCACCCCCCCATGGCGCTCCTAGGGAAATGAAGCCTCTGATGTATTTGTCCTTCCAGGCTTGAGACTGCTGGTTGAGGAAGTAGAGGACATAGTGGCATCCCATGCTGTGTCCCAGCAGGTAGACAGGCTCCTGGTACTGGTTGTACATCTCCTCAACCAGGTTTTGCAGCTTTGCTAAGTACTCCGCATTCTCATCTGTGGGGGGACGAggggaaacaaaaacattacagGCTCACAGCAAGAACTTTAAGAAGTGCATGTGATTAAGTGCACATCAAACGTCATTATGTAGTATAATTACAGTTTGCCCGCATGTGGTCAAAATACCTTGAGAACCTGCTGCCACAATCAGGACATGCAACACCAAATTTACTCACAgccagtgtgtgaataaaaactagtgagtttgttttagagttttgGTGTCCTAAAAGCAAATCCATGCCCCTCCTAGGATTAGCTCTAAGAACCAGCTGGTAAATAAAAATCACCTGGTCCTTAGCGGGTATTAAAATGAGGTAACTGCAACCTCAGATGAAAAGCAACCCgtcaatatatatttttaaaaagctaaaccaaaaaacaaaatacactcATTCTACTTCCAGAGGAATTAATAGgataagtagcagccaggtgctgctaatcagaGCATTTGATTATTGagattttggcagtttgctggtctgcagCATTCACATGCGTGTTAACACAACGACAAGGAGGAAATATATCAGCAATAATCAATAAGGCCATTTCCATACAGTCTGAAGTCCATCAGGAAAACATTCATGATATCTACATGCCAGCAAATTTaccccaagagctacatctcagactctacaggtctCAGTCAGCATGTTAAAAAAAGGCTGTTCAAGTGTGGCTTGATTGCCAATAGAAAGCCTCttcttaggtttgcaaagttgcatctgagcAAAGACCTCaggaacaatgtcctttagaCAAataagaccaaagtggagatatGGACCATAATGCACAGCATCACATGTAGCATAAACCAAATACAACAGATCAGCACAAATCCCTCATATCAAATGTGTACAACTGAATCCAGTGGTGGTGGAGAGGTGATGATTTggacttgttttgcagccatagCACCTGGGTACCTTTCAGTAGTTGGGTCAACCATGAACTCTGTATATagaagta from the Oreochromis niloticus isolate F11D_XX linkage group LG7, O_niloticus_UMD_NMBU, whole genome shotgun sequence genome contains:
- the lcat gene encoding phosphatidylcholine-sterol acyltransferase → MGSAGHLSSVLLLAFLLGLHHSSGFWIVNVVFPPPAKPKVPSNSTPPLIIVPGNLGNRLEAKIDKPTLVHWLCYKKTEKWFPLWIDLNMFIPIGVDCWIDNIRLAYNRTTRRSSNSPGVQVRVPGFGQTYSIEYLDYNRLAGYFYTMVEHLVNVGYIRNETVRGAPYDWRLAPNENAEYLAKLQNLVEEMYNQYQEPVYLLGHSMGCHYVLYFLNQQSQAWKDKYIRGFISLGAPWGGAVKVLRVLASGVNDGLSMISNLKIREEQRMVTTNAWMLPVEGIWPSDHVFISTPTFNYTTKDYQRFFKDIDNEEGWYMWEDTKNLTSDLHPPGVEVWCMYGMGLPTAVTNIYDEVFPNGDPVDFVYADGDGTVDTFSMSLCKRWVGKQEKPVHITEFRGLFHLDMVFHEKVLDQIQDILEGKSDTPTEVDVRTDTE